The Serpentinimonas maccroryi genome has a segment encoding these proteins:
- a CDS encoding HNH endonuclease, giving the protein MTPLERIRIEKAASDCGFERQAILNQNGQLELRSATFPEVVFVRVATPLGYQLTVSVPTLLATGSGDGVLLVEGIEQLYQALQHAAATARTMPNRVADQFRAKTKTLPKSTEAERLVVQRVGQDLFRSALLDYWQGRCCVTGLAVPSLLRASHIKPWAKCESDDERLDVFNGLLLAPHLDALFDGGWISFSEQGGMLVSKLLSAAARTQLGIDPSWSIKSLKSAHMVYLAYHRENELRYD; this is encoded by the coding sequence GTGACACCGCTTGAACGCATTCGTATCGAGAAGGCTGCTTCCGACTGCGGCTTTGAACGCCAAGCCATCTTGAATCAAAACGGCCAACTGGAACTTAGGTCGGCCACGTTCCCTGAAGTCGTGTTTGTTCGTGTAGCAACACCGCTGGGCTACCAGTTGACGGTATCGGTGCCCACTTTGCTTGCCACTGGTTCTGGCGATGGCGTGCTGCTGGTTGAAGGCATTGAGCAGCTTTACCAAGCACTACAGCACGCGGCTGCCACTGCGCGCACCATGCCAAATCGGGTTGCTGACCAGTTCCGAGCCAAAACAAAGACCCTACCCAAATCGACCGAGGCCGAGCGCCTAGTGGTACAGCGTGTCGGCCAAGACCTGTTCCGCAGTGCTTTGCTTGACTATTGGCAGGGTCGTTGCTGCGTCACCGGCCTGGCCGTACCGTCACTGTTGAGGGCGTCTCACATCAAGCCCTGGGCCAAGTGCGAGTCTGACGACGAAAGGCTGGATGTATTCAATGGCTTGTTGCTGGCACCCCACCTTGATGCCCTCTTTGATGGTGGATGGATTTCATTCTCTGAACAGGGCGGGATGTTGGTTTCCAAGCTGTTGAGTGCAGCTGCGCGTACCCAACTTGGCATCGACCCCAGTTGGTCCATCAAAAGTCTGAAGAGTGCTCATATGGTGTACTTGGCCTATCACCGCGAGAACGAGCTTCGATATGACTGA